In the genome of Penaeus monodon isolate SGIC_2016 chromosome 30, NSTDA_Pmon_1, whole genome shotgun sequence, the window NNNNNNNNNNNNNNNNNNNNNNNNNNNNNNNNNNNNNNNNNNNNNNNNNNNNNNNNNNNNNNNNNNNNNNNNNNNNNNNNNNNNNNNNNNNNNNNNNNNNNNNNNNNNNNNNNNNNNNNNNNNNNNNNNNNNNNNNNNNNNNNNNNNNNNNNNNNNNNNNNNNNNNNNNNNNNNNNNNNNNNNNNNNNNNNNNNNNNNNNNNNNNNNNNNNNNNNNNNNNNNNNNNNNNNNNNNNNNNNNNNNNNNNNNNNNNNNNNNNNNNNNNNNNNNNNNNNNNNNNNNNNNNNNNNNNNNNNNNNNNNNNNNNNNNNNNNNNNNNNNNNNNNNNNNNNNNNNNNNNNNNNNNNNNNNNNNNNNNNNNNNNNNNNNNNNNNNNNNNNNNNNNNNNNNNNNNNNNNNNNNNNNNNNNNNNNNNNNNNNNNNNNNCCTTCCCTTGCGGTACGATGCAGCCGTGTTCTGTCTCGGAACTGAGAAGCCACTCTCTTGTTTGTTTCAGAGCCGCGATGTCGACCTGCGAAAAGCCCAAACCAGagagcaataacaacaaagataacaaagaatAAAGTCGTTTATCAATGGATACAGAAAAATGTATTATAGTTTCTCGATAGACTGAGACTCATGCATAATGTGACAAAGAGATCAACAGCAAACATTCTATACGTAGTtttaagaaaaacagaaaataactgttattagaaaaaaaaaaaaacttactgatCTCCAGAAAGTTGTATAACATCGCGTAGATTAAAAAATAAGAGAACAGGAAAATTGATCAATATAGAATCATTCACACTGAAAACTATCAACAATTTTTCATAATAGTTCATTNNNNNNNNNNNNNNNNNNNNNNNNNNNNNNNNNNNNNNNNNNNNNNNNNNNNNNNNNNNNNNNNNNNNNNNNNNNNNNNNNNNNNNNNNNNNNNNNNNNNNNNNNNNNNNNNNNNNNCTGACTTCTTTGTCTGTGGCTACTATATTTACTGACCTNNNNNNNNNNNNNNNNNNNNNNNNNNNNNNNNNNNNNNCATTTAAGCGAACTGCAGCTGACGTAGTTCCTTCACTGATACTCACTGATATGAATTCCTTAGCCTGCGCGAAGGACCTAAGGACGAAGGCCGTGAGCCAAGTGGAGCCTGAGTCATCTGCATTCCCGAAGGCGCTGTAGGAACCATTGCTACGTCGGTATAGCAACTGCCGCTGGTAGCCTGAAAGGAATGTTAATATTGTACTTTTGTTCATTTATAAGATCTTttatttagaggggggggggggttaagggcccTTTggtatttgatttttctttatgggtatttatttatttcggaAGTCAGGTGTTCGTTGTACGCTCATAGGTGCTCATATTAAGATGTAAACACATATAATCACATATTTCCACTCTATACAcccagccaccccccccccctggcaccCATTaccaaaactcccccccccctccctctctaccaccAAATTTTCATAAAGCTCNNNNNNNNNNNNNNNNNNNNNNNNNNNNNNNNNNNNNNNNNNNNNNNNNNNNNNNNNNNNNNNNNNTACCAAAACTCCTCcaacgcccccccctcctcctcccccctctacctacCAATTTTCATAAACTCGAGTATCCTCTCCGTTTTCTCTGGCGAGTCTTGACCCGTCGCCTTCAAGTACTGCATCATGAACACATTGGGAGCAAAACTGGCCATGTTCTGTTCTCCGCATCCGTAGGGCATGCGGATCAGCGAACCCAGGTTCtgcgagggaaaaaggaagggagagtcaTTAATCCatggataaaagaaatgatgagGTATCACTGGTAAATGGAGTTTAGCTGTTGTTATTGACCGCGATcgaaggggataaaaaaatatgttgtaaGAAGTGATtgaatgagatgatgagagaaagaagatggataAATTTGTAGTAAGTAATAAGTAGTAACNNNNNNNNNNNNNNNNNNNNNNNNNNNNNNNNNNNNNNNNNNNNNNNNNNNNNNNNNNNNNNNNNNNNNNNNNNNNNNNNNNNNNNNNNNNNNNNNNNNNNNNNNNNNNNNNNNNNNNNNNNNNNNNNNNNNNNNNNNNNNNNNNNNNNNNNNNNNNNNNNNNNNTTTACAAAacatcatccattcatttatctaaGGTAAATAAACTGAAATAAACAAATCCAATATTCGTAAATCAGCCGTAATTAACTACATATCTCCATTTAATTCAGTCACATAATCTGAgacatacagtgtatataattTTCGTAAAAGTCACCGAATTTACGAACCCATCTTTTTCTACACTCAGGTCCTTTGTACTCAGCTAATGAGCAACGAAAAGGGAGCTTAGCTTAACATAGATCCGCACAATAAACCAAACCAGCTCATCCCCTCAACCAAAACCAATCAAAATAAAGCGAAGGAATTAATCGCCCCCGCGAGAACTGACCTCGATCGAGAGGGCGAGCAGGTCACCCTCTGCCGTGACCCAAGCGCGGTCAGAGCCCTTCACGACGTTATTGGGAACCGATATCTTCCCTGTTTTGTGGACGTCCTTTCCCTTGGTCGACTCTGTGGTAGATAGTAATAATCTGTTATGGAATTGATCTGGAATAGGCCTAAAATGATCATTAGAATGTTTGAATTTTGGTCCTGGGAAATGTACATAAAAACTGGGAATCAAATTGTCTAACAATGTCTTAAAAGTATTCAGATCTAATTTCAAAAGTTTTCACCAGTTAGTCTTGACGAAATCTtactgaagaaaataataatatatcgctCTTCATACTGAGATCACTACTGTTGAAGCATTGATATCTCCTagcttattttacatattatagatTAATTCTTACTTGCAAGTtatctgttcttgttttttttatgcaagtAACTCAGTGTGTGTTTacgcaaacacaaaaagaaacacaaagactGACTTCCCTTTTATCAAATCGAAAATGCAAATAATCTCACCGTTCGCGCAGATGTATTTGGTCCAAGTCTTCTCTCTCAGGTAACCTTCCGCCTCCACCTTGATACGCTTGATCAAAGTATCTCTAGAAGATATGATCGATTATTTTAATTCATGTAATCACTTACATTAGCAATTGGTGTATGAAAATATCTTTACATTTCGTGTAGGACTCTTAAATGGTCTTATAAACAGACACGTGTTGGTAAGTTTTAGAATTAGTCTTTCAAAAACACTGCAACTCGTCTTTGATTCATTCCCAGGACTTTTCCCGAACCCTTTCCCTAAGACAGACCAATACGACCAAAACCGATCATTCCCTCCTTCGCGCCCCCTCTCCGCAACCTCGGCAGCTACACggccctccctacctcctcttgATCCTCTCCGATCCAGCCTCGCAGGGCAAGGGGATGCTGTAGTCCACGTAGGCCACCACTGTGAGGCTGACATCCCCGAGTGACAGTATCCGGACCTTGATCGTGTGCACCGCCTTCTCCTGCGGCTTCAGGCAGGTCGTCCTTTGGTTCTTGGGTCCTCTGAGGGTGAGGTCGTCTTTctcgtcctccttttctcctGTCTCATCGGCCTCTAAGAGGATGTCAATGACGGGGCTGTCCTCTAAGATCAAGCTTACCTGAAGTGGGGGGATGTNNNNNNNNNNNNNNNNNNNNNNNNNNNNNNNNNNNNNNNNNNNNNNNNNNNNNNNNNNNNNNNNNNNNNNNNNNNNNNNNNNNNNNNNNNNNNNNNNNNNNNNNNNNNNNNNNNNNNNNNNNNNNNNNNNNNNNNNNNNNNNNNNNNNNNNNNNNNNNNNNNNNNNNNNNNNNNNNNNNNNNNNNNNNNNNNNNNNNNNNNNNNNNNNNNNNNNNccctccctttccctccccttcacccccgacacacacactcaccggcAAATTCTCATGAAGATAATTAAAAACCGAGATCTTGAGCGGGAGGACCTCGCCTCGCTTGACGGAGGGCGGGAGGGTCAGGTCGGCGAAGAAGGGCGTGAAGGCGGTGATGGACGCCCGCTCGGACAGCCCCACGCCCTTGTCCGCGTGGGCGCACACGGCCTGCCCCACCCACTCCGTGATCGTGTCGGGCAGAGTGAGTTTCTGGTCCACAGCTCCACCGGacctagaaaataatatatttttaaattcattaatcAATAATAACGCATTCactactatcatccttattatgaaaatagtaaaaatagaattaaaaaataacaatagaaaaaagaccagaacaagacaacagcaagtggagaagagagataaaaggactAGAAACAGCggagatgagaaaggaagaaagaggaaaaggaaatgggaaaacgaaggaagtaaaagagagaacagaagagaactgagaagaaaaaaaaggaaactataNNNNNNNNNNNNNNNNNNNNNNNNNNNNNNNNNNNNNNNNNNNNNNNNNNNNNNNNNNNNNNNNNNNNNNNNNNNNNNNNNNNNNNNNNNNNNNNNNNNNNNNNNNNNNNNNNNNNNNNNNNNNNNNNNNNNNNNNNNNNNNNNNNNNNNNNNNNNNNNNNNNNNNNNNNNNNNNNNNNNNNNNNNNNNNNNNNNNNNNNNNNNNNNNNNNNNNNNNNNNNNNNNNNNNNNNNNNNNNNNNNNNNNNNNNNNNNNNNNNNNNNNNNNNNNNNNNNNNNNNNNNNNNNNNAAACTCACGGCACGGCCACCAAGTCCCACAGCCAAGTCTCGGGGAGCCTCGCCCTCACCAGGGTCCCCCTCCGCTGCACCGTCTCTGCCCCTTCATCCACGGCCCCCGCAGGCGCCCCCACACGTTGGGCGGGAAACCCGCCCAAGAATCTATAGCCTTCCACTGCGAAAACGTTTGATAAAAGCAGATATGAatagtagtattaacaataaaagtgaGGATAATACTAATACTNNNNNNNNNNNNNNNNNNNNNNNNNNNNNNNNNNNNNNNNNNNNNNNNNNNNNNNNNNNNNNNNNNNNNNNNNNNNNNNNNNNNNNNNNNNNNNNNNNNNNNNNNNNNNNNNNNNNNNNNNNNNNNNNNNNNNNNNNNNNNNNNNNNNNNNNNNNNNNNNNNNNNNNNNNNNNNNNNNNNNNNNNNNNNNNNNNNNNNNNNNNNNNNNNNNNNNNNNNNNNNNNNNNNNNNNNNNNNNNNNNNNNNNNNNNNNNNNNNNNNNNNNNNNNNNNNNNNNNNNNNNNNNNNNNNNNNNNNNNNNNNNNNNNNNNNNNNNNNNNNNNNNNNNNNNNNNNNNNNNNNNNNNNNNNNNNNNNNNNNNNNNNNNNNNNNNNNNNNNNNNNNNNNNNNNNNNNNNNNNNNNNNNNNNNNNNNNNNNNNNNNNNNNNNNNNNNNNNNNNNNNNNNNNNNNNNNNNNNNNNNNNNNNNNNNNNNNNNNNNNNNNNNNNNNNNNNNNNNNNNNNNNNNNNNNNNNNNNNNNNNNNNNNNNNNNNNNNNNNNNNNNNNNNNNNNNNNNNNNNNNNNNNNNNNNNNNNNNNNNNNNNNNNNNNNNNNNNNNNNNNNNNNNNNNNNNNNNNNNNNATTTCCTCAAAACCTTGCCATTATTACAACACCAATCCCGTATCTGCCATTCAACTATGCTAAAACTGACCACACTTTCCCCGCATCAACCTCATCTTCCGCTGACCTTGCCTGTCCGTTCTTTTGCATGGTCGAGTTTCCAGAGTCATGTCACTAATCACCAAAAGACCAGAATTCTGAAAaagataatcaataatgataaaaaaagaaaaattaacataataaagGGAAGTTggattgattaataatgataagaaatttgAATAGATGACCAGAATAAAGGAAACTGGGTTAATCACTGCAAATCAAGGGAAATGGAGTTaatcaataatgaaaagaaatgaagaaattgccaaaaagaaatgaaacttgGATTAAAGATTTGATGAGAAGACTAATGTTTGTCAAATATGCTAATCAGTGTTATGGTAATTACCTTGTTTAATATCAACTACACATCTCCctgtctctacctctttctctaaacacacacacacaaNNNNNNNNNNNNNNNNNNNNNNNNNNNNNNNNNNNNNNNNNNNNNNNNNNNNNNNNNNNNNNNNNNNNNNNNNNNNNNNNNNNNNNNNNNNNNNNNNNNNNNNNNNNNNNNNNNNNNNNNNNNNNNNNNNNNNNNNNNNNNNNNNNNNNNNNNNNNNNNNNNNNNNNNNNNNNNNNNNNNNNNNNNNNNNNNNNNNNNNNNNNNNNNNNNNNNNNNNNNNNNNNNNNNNNNNNNNNNNNNNNNNNNNNNNNNNNNNNNNNNNNNNNNNNNNNNNNNNNNNNNNNNNNNNNNNNNNNNNNNNNNNNNNNNNNNNNNNNNNNNNNNNNNNNNNNNNNNNNNNNNNNNNNNNNNNNNNNNNNNNNNNNNNNNNNNNNNNNNNNNNNNNNNNNNNNNNNNNNNNNNNNNNNNNNNNNNNNNNNNNNNNNNNNNNNNNNNNNNNNNNNNNNNNNNNNNNGCATATACAAAATTTTTCGCTACATATGTGTACTTACGTCAAACATCTTGAGACTATCTACGTAATCACTCGAGTAGCTATGCTCTCCGAAGGAATGCGAAGGATCTGCGGGTACAGGAAACAGATTTAGGATTTAGCTTCGCGCTGCAGGAGTAGCCACGCACTTCTTACTGCCTTCTGTGATACAGGTATCTTTTGTTTCTATTTGGTTAATATTTCCTACTAAGCAAAGGAGACATGCATAGGCTGTATGCTCTACGGTTcagttttaattatttaaatttctaaCATTATTTCACAGAAGAGGTTGACTAGTCTTTGGACACACTTAATATAAGTAAGGCCAACTCACCCTCGCCGAGACTGCCTTCGAAGACCTTCCTGGCGCAGTACTTCTCGTCGTCGACCTGCGGGGGAGACCAGCTACAGCCGCGTCGGGGTTGGAGGCTCGCCAGCAGAAGGGTTTCCGCGGACGGTCGGTAGTGGAGGTCTTGCGCTGCCAGTTCGCTGCTCCGGTCCACCACtcctgttgtggggggggggggtctatgtgcacacgcatacaaacatacatatgatgGGGTGTTGAGAATGCGAGACGCGACCTCGCCACAATCAAGTTTTGAGATAAATGGGTCTAAGGTTTGCGTTTCCCCCTGACCACGGGTTTTACACTATATTCATAACCTTTATTCTCAGCAGTTCTTAGGCAAACTACTAACGCCATTTCCTGCCACAAGATAAAGCAGATTTCATTGAAAACGAGGGAGCAAGAATCGCATTTNNNNNNNNNNNNNNNNNNNNNNNNNNNNNNNNNNNNNNNNNNNNNNNNNNNNNNNNNNNNNNNNNNNNNNNNNNNNNNNNNNNNNNNNNNNNNNNNNNNNNNNNNNNNNNNNNNNNNNNNNNNNNNNNNNNNNNNNNNNNNNNNNNNNNNNNNNNNNNNNNNNNNNNNNNNNNNNNNNNNNNNNNNNNNNNNNNNNNNNNNNNNNNNNNNNNNNNNNNNNNNNNNNNNNNNNNNNNNNNNNNNNNNNNNNNNNNNNNNNNNNNNNNNNNNNNNNNNNNNNNNNNNNNNNNNNNNNNNNNNNNNNNNNNNNNNNNNNNNNNNNNNNNNNNNNNNNNNNNNNNNNNNNNNNNNNNNNNNNNNNNNNNNNNNNNNNNNNNNNNNNNNNNNNNNNNNNNNNNNNNNNNNNNNNNNNNNNNNNNNNNNNNNNNNNNNNNNNNNNNNNNNNNNNNNNNNNNNNNNNNNNNNNNNNNNNNNNNNNNNNNNNNNNNNNNNNNNNNNNNNNNNNNNNNNNNNNNNNNNNNNNNNNNNNNNNNNNNNNNNNNNNNNNNNNNNNNNNNNNNNNNNNNNNNNNNNNNNNNNNNNNNNNNNNNNNNNNNNNNNNNNNNNNNNNNNNNNNNNNNNNNNNNNNNNNNNNNNNNNNNNNNNNNNNNNNNNNNNNNNNNNNNNNNNNNNNNNNNNNNNNNNNNNNNNNNNNNNNNNNNNNNNNNNNNNNNNNNNNNNNNNNNNNNNNNNNNNNNNNNNNNNNNNNNNNNNNNNNNNNNNNNNNNNNNNNNNNNNNNNNNNNNNNNNNNNNNNNNNNNNNNNNNNNNNNNNNNNNNNNNNNNNNNNNNNNNNNNNNNNNNNNNNNNNNNNNNNNNNNNNNNNNNNNNNNNNNNNNNNNNNNNNNNNNNNNNNNNNNNNNNNNNNNNNNNNNNNNNNNNNNNNNNNNNNNNNNNNNNNNNNNNNNNNNNNNNNNNNNNNNNNNNNNNNNNNNNNNNNNNNNNAACATAAACAGAAAACTAAGACGACCTCCCTCCGGAATCAAATCCCAAACGACACTAAAACTACAAACTGACCGAAAGCGACTTCACAGAAAACAAGGTAAAACCGACCCAAGGAACAGACAGCATGAGCTTCAGACTCGAGCGACAATTCGATCTCTTCCCCCGGCTGGCCCTGTGCCTCTGACCACGCGAGGTTGGCACTAAATCCGAGGCACCTCTCCACATCCAGCTGGACCGAGTCGGCCACCACCTCGCCGTCGTCCCGCGTGTACCAAATCAGGAGCTGCGGNNNNNNNNNNNNNNNNNNNNNNCGTCATACGAAAAGGTGAGGAAACACTGGAGTAATTTGCTGGTATCAAGAGGTAGTGTTATTTAATGCAATTTATAGCTACATGGTATGCTTTCTCATGGATATGTCATAAATACAAcgcacgtaaacaaacacacatccacaatcTTATATATCCctcatacaaaatacacacgtaTTTCGTTTCTCCCACATTCCCCGCTACCATACACAGATATTCCCCTTTCATCCACCCTGGCAACCAGTCACACGCACACGAAtgcctcctcctgttcctcctctcggTTCCTACACACCTTGACTTTGGGCGACGCCGTGGGTGGGAGAACGACTTGCAGGCTGAATACGCCCGTGACAATGGGCGGCGACGGGTAAGTGGGCGGGAATCCGTCGATGAGGTGGTCCGGGTCGATGGGCAGCTCGCTCGCTCGCAGTTCCACCTCTTCGGTCCAGGAATTCTGGATCTTTTCGCGAGACACGATCTGAAGGAGAAATGTTCCTCTGGACTTGAGTTTGCTGGCGAATGACATAGGATAAGAATGTATCATATCTGAGCCATAAACTTAAGCTTATGTATATCACTGTTATATTTATAGTTAGGAATTCTAATCACAGCATCTGGGTACCGTCGTCTTAATTCACACGCATACAGTACACGCCCGGATGCAAGCACACGGCCCCCACTAAGGGAGGAACAAATATAATCGTCTTTACTTAAGTCGCACTCACTCTCGACCAAAGTTGGTGAATAAAGTCAAACTCGA includes:
- the LOC119592434 gene encoding alpha-1-inhibitor 3-like; this translates as MFFGGSVRSYLLASGLYNQISTLDARVDIRQTSLNRYIIPFYSPSNSSLVIQAPGGRVKCVPGQETRLNLPVLFSANNQSRAGIHAQIVSREKIQNSWTEEVELRASELPIDPDHLIDGFPPTYPSPPIVTGVFSLQVVLPPTASPKVKLLIWYTRDDGEVVADSVQLDVERCLGFSANLAWSEAQGQPGEEIELSLESEAHAVCSLGVVDRSSELAAQDLHYRPSAETLLLASLQPRRGCSWSPPQVDDEKYCARKVFEGSLGEDPSHSFGEHSYSSDYVDSLKMFDNSGLLVISDMTLETRPCKRTDRQVEGYRFLGGFPAQRVGAPAGAVDEGAETVQRRGTLVRARLPETWLWDLVAVPSGGAVDQKLTLPDTITEWVGQAVCAHADKGVGLSERASITAFTPFFADLTLPPSVKRGEVLPLKISVFNYLHENLPVSLILEDSPVIDILLEADETGEKEDEKDDLTLRGPKNQRTTCLKPQEKAVHTIKVRILSLGDVSLTVVAYVDYSIPLPCEAGSERIKRRDTLIKRIKVEAEGYLREKTWTKYICANESTKGKDVHKTGKISVPNNVVKGSDRAWVTAEGDLLALSIENLGSLIRMPYGCGEQNMASFAPNVFMMQYLKATGQDSPEKTERILEFMKIGYQRQLLYRRSNGSYSAFGNADDSGSTWLTAFVLRSFAQAKEFISVDIAALKQTREWLLSSETEHGCIVPQGKVFSAQGGASDKNSSVPLTAYVLAALIEAGAPLKAPFVKHATRCILSDKSKDPYTLALKTYALTLARNPRGKKLLRRLIDLAVVKKNALYWNRQAKTASGESLGIETAGYALLAMLTQGTQLHSLRERKVVQWLSRRRNGWGGFYSTQDTVVALQAMARYETHREQKTLDVDVTISTKHFSVSLNVTEDNRLLQQRHTISRLPTKIRVSVEGRGCAVVQAVLRYNVLEAEPSDAFSLRVQAINDPRGGCVEKRLEACSAYLLPDGKSNMAVIEVNLVSGFIPEKDDLKAAVRRNPEVVKRYEVDGSKVTFYIEEFTAQEVCVSFRVTREVEIGDAKPGTVVVYDYYQPEFSVSQNFEFAPMEGC